A DNA window from Leptolyngbya sp. CCY15150 contains the following coding sequences:
- a CDS encoding (2Fe-2S) ferredoxin domain-containing protein translates to MPKHVLICQHTACRRAGSHRVLAAFQSQPIEGWTIVASSCLGHCGNGPMVWVLPDDIKYHHVLPEEVGAIATRHLLQGKPIAAMQYPRRP, encoded by the coding sequence ATGCCGAAACACGTCCTGATCTGTCAGCATACAGCCTGCCGCCGGGCGGGAAGTCATCGAGTCTTAGCCGCCTTTCAGAGCCAGCCTATTGAAGGGTGGACGATTGTGGCTAGTTCCTGTCTTGGACATTGTGGCAACGGCCCGATGGTCTGGGTGTTGCCTGATGATATTAAGTACCACCATGTGCTCCCGGAAGAAGTCGGGGCGATCGCCACCCGTCATCTTCTGCAGGGAAAACCCATCGCCGCCATGCAGTATCCCAGACGTCCTTAG
- a CDS encoding GNAT family N-acetyltransferase, whose amino-acid sequence MQDTYQDVVIRDWQPSDRHPAAALIGAVLGEYGLAQEADGADWDAWNVEAAYWQTGGQFWVVECQANVVGTAGFYPINRSVGSVEIRKMYLHQDVRGKGLGRYLLNALEQAIALQGYQQIWIETASVLKEAVRLYETSGYQRASPGETVRCDLMYVKTLPNLPPPSAPIAR is encoded by the coding sequence ATGCAAGACACCTATCAAGATGTGGTCATTCGAGATTGGCAACCCAGCGATCGCCACCCTGCAGCGGCGCTCATTGGTGCAGTCCTCGGTGAATATGGCCTTGCTCAAGAGGCTGACGGGGCAGATTGGGATGCCTGGAATGTGGAAGCGGCCTATTGGCAAACCGGCGGTCAGTTTTGGGTAGTGGAATGCCAAGCCAATGTGGTTGGCACAGCCGGATTCTATCCAATTAACCGCTCAGTGGGTTCAGTCGAAATTCGCAAGATGTACCTCCACCAAGACGTTAGGGGCAAGGGACTTGGACGATATTTACTGAATGCCCTCGAACAAGCGATCGCTCTCCAAGGCTATCAACAGATTTGGATTGAAACCGCATCGGTACTCAAAGAAGCCGTGCGCCTCTACGAAACCAGCGGCTATCAGCGGGCGTCTCCAGGAGAAACGGTACGCTGTGATTTGATGTATGTTAAGACTTTACCGAACCTGCCCCCCCCATCTGCACCTATCGCAAGATAG
- a CDS encoding cupin domain-containing protein, translating into MLISKLENCTEFTAGDGTTLRELLHPDKQAIALRYSLAHAILPIGQRSTPHALTTSEVYYILSGVGEMHIDDETAIVKAGDAIYIPPNARQFIHNAGNDPLIFICIVDPAWQKEDETVYPDGGV; encoded by the coding sequence ATGTTGATTAGCAAACTTGAAAATTGTACTGAATTTACGGCCGGCGATGGCACCACGCTTCGTGAATTGCTCCATCCCGACAAACAGGCGATCGCTCTGCGCTACAGCCTCGCCCATGCGATTTTACCGATTGGGCAACGCTCCACTCCCCACGCTCTGACCACCTCGGAGGTCTATTACATTCTCAGCGGCGTGGGCGAAATGCATATTGATGATGAAACCGCGATCGTGAAGGCGGGAGATGCTATCTACATTCCCCCCAACGCTCGCCAGTTTATCCACAATGCCGGGAATGATCCCTTAATTTTCATCTGCATTGTAGATCCAGCCTGGCAGAAAGAAGATGAAACGGTCTATCCAGACGGCGGCGTTTGA
- a CDS encoding GDSL-type esterase/lipase family protein has product MSLVLNVVGLAGIVAIVMQSQGSDRLDYGLPLGAPPSRPNLMAVVATPDLGPRHQLAYREWLAILQQEAQSIAGRAPENLSILAGDSISLWFPPEILPPERQWLNQGISGETSDGLLARLYLFDDTRPDQIFVMIGINDLIQGVDAAVVLEQQQAIIQDLKQRHPRAEIIVQSILPHAGEQATWEGRDRLLALPNTVIRDLNSQLQAIAEQEKVEYLDLYPLFADPSGHLILHLTTDGLHLSEQGYWVWRSAIQSYNLHHP; this is encoded by the coding sequence TTGTCTCTAGTCCTCAATGTCGTAGGGCTAGCGGGCATCGTGGCCATCGTGATGCAGAGCCAGGGCAGCGATCGCCTAGATTATGGTTTACCCCTAGGCGCACCCCCCTCTCGCCCTAATCTGATGGCCGTCGTTGCCACGCCAGACCTAGGACCTCGCCACCAGCTAGCCTACCGAGAATGGTTAGCGATCCTACAGCAAGAAGCTCAATCTATCGCCGGGCGCGCTCCCGAAAACCTTTCTATCCTGGCTGGAGACTCCATTAGCCTCTGGTTTCCGCCCGAAATTTTGCCCCCAGAGCGGCAATGGCTCAACCAAGGTATTTCCGGCGAAACCTCCGATGGGTTGCTGGCACGCCTCTATTTATTTGACGATACGCGCCCTGACCAGATCTTTGTGATGATTGGCATTAATGACCTCATCCAAGGCGTTGATGCAGCCGTTGTTCTTGAGCAGCAACAGGCGATTATCCAAGATCTCAAGCAGCGGCATCCGAGGGCAGAGATCATTGTGCAGTCTATTTTGCCCCACGCAGGCGAGCAGGCCACCTGGGAAGGACGCGATCGCCTCTTAGCGCTTCCCAACACCGTCATTCGTGACTTAAATAGCCAGCTCCAAGCGATCGCCGAGCAGGAAAAGGTGGAGTATTTAGATCTCTATCCGCTCTTTGCCGACCCCTCCGGACACCTCATTCTCCACCTGACCACGGATGGTCTACATCTAAGTGAGCAAGGCTATTGGGTGTGGCGATCGGCTATTCAGTCCTACAACCTGCACCATCCTTAA
- a CDS encoding Asr1405/Asl0597 family protein: protein MQPVQPHLDFNETIQVDCVDRWHVYHRLEQLAIPCLYQYGQPLRVSVHDAVTAIQLWSVLRQVMASRQDHLNWLARCWQGSA, encoded by the coding sequence ATGCAACCGGTTCAGCCTCATCTTGATTTTAATGAGACCATCCAAGTCGATTGCGTCGATCGCTGGCATGTCTATCATCGCCTAGAACAGTTAGCGATTCCCTGCCTCTATCAATATGGCCAACCTCTGCGAGTTAGTGTTCATGATGCGGTTACAGCTATTCAGCTCTGGAGTGTCTTACGGCAGGTGATGGCTTCTCGCCAAGATCATCTCAACTGGCTGGCGCGTTGCTGGCAGGGTTCCGCCTAG
- a CDS encoding DNA starvation/stationary phase protection protein: protein MTITQNLIQSWGEVTENPIHLDLTVTTPVCEGLNTALASFQALYLQYQKHHFVVEGSEFYMLHNWFQESASEVRDHVHNLGERLNGLGGVPVASFATLAELCCFTPEPDGIFNARQMLNNDLAAEQALVNLLRRLATQAESLGDRATRYMYEQILLSTEDRAIHNSHFLASDSLTLGLAT from the coding sequence ATGACAATCACACAGAACCTCATTCAATCGTGGGGAGAGGTCACTGAAAACCCAATCCATCTCGATCTTACGGTTACCACCCCGGTGTGCGAAGGACTGAACACAGCTCTTGCTAGCTTTCAAGCTCTGTATTTGCAGTACCAGAAGCACCACTTTGTTGTGGAAGGTAGCGAGTTCTACATGTTGCACAACTGGTTTCAAGAGAGTGCATCGGAGGTTCGCGACCATGTCCACAATCTAGGCGAACGCCTTAATGGTTTGGGCGGTGTGCCTGTGGCCAGTTTTGCAACGTTAGCAGAGCTGTGCTGCTTTACCCCAGAGCCAGACGGGATTTTTAATGCCCGCCAAATGCTCAACAACGATCTAGCTGCAGAACAAGCGTTGGTCAATCTATTGCGGCGTTTGGCTACCCAGGCAGAAAGCTTGGGCGATCGCGCCACTCGATATATGTATGAACAGATTCTGTTGTCTACGGAAGATCGGGCGATTCACAATAGCCACTTCCTCGCCTCGGATAGTCTAACCCTTGGTCTAGCTACCTAA
- a CDS encoding ammonium transporter, with translation MSNKLMQAKRLHGSRRRKTFGSSYLPDAVGFFKRLQRVLPNRSFAWLAIVPLAVLIVGAWGLAASAQEEAAALTPEDVQAVLDNIWILVASILVIFMNAGFGMLETGFCRQKNAVNILSKNLLVFALATLAFWAVGFSLMFGAAGGGFLGFGGWFLSSTDPATYGLDGGTLTISVFFLFQAAFAGTAATIVSGAVAERIKFIDFVIFSIVLTAIVYPISGHWVWGGGMLSEIGFLGGAGFSDFAGSTVVHSAGGWAALMGAAILGPRIGKYQDGQPSALPGHNMSIATLGCLILWIGWFGFNPGSQLAADSAVPYIAVTTNLAAAAGGVAATVTSWTLSGKPDLSMIINGILAGLVAITAGCAGASFLGAVVIGLIGGVLVVFSVYFFDSIQIDDPVGAVSVHLVNGIWGTLAVGLFDMENGLFYGAGPTQLLAQIMGILTVGLWVVVCSTIVWSILKATLSLRVTPEEELMGLDIGEHGMEAYSGFIKESSSMPSSTSAGVGS, from the coding sequence ATGTCTAATAAGTTGATGCAAGCAAAACGGTTACATGGTAGCCGACGAAGGAAGACCTTCGGCTCTTCATACTTACCCGATGCAGTAGGGTTCTTTAAGCGACTGCAGCGAGTTCTTCCCAATCGCTCCTTTGCTTGGCTAGCCATTGTGCCGCTAGCTGTCTTAATTGTGGGTGCTTGGGGCCTAGCCGCATCCGCACAGGAAGAAGCAGCAGCACTCACACCCGAAGATGTTCAAGCCGTCTTGGACAACATTTGGATCTTAGTTGCTTCCATCCTTGTCATTTTCATGAACGCCGGGTTCGGGATGCTAGAAACCGGGTTCTGTCGGCAGAAAAATGCTGTCAACATTCTCAGTAAAAACCTGCTGGTTTTCGCGTTAGCCACCCTAGCCTTCTGGGCTGTTGGTTTTTCGCTCATGTTTGGTGCTGCAGGGGGTGGCTTCCTCGGTTTTGGAGGATGGTTCCTCAGCAGTACAGACCCAGCAACCTACGGGTTAGATGGCGGTACGCTGACGATCTCGGTATTCTTCCTATTCCAAGCCGCCTTTGCCGGCACCGCTGCCACCATCGTGTCTGGGGCAGTGGCTGAACGGATTAAGTTTATCGATTTTGTCATCTTCAGCATTGTCTTAACTGCCATTGTCTACCCCATCAGCGGACACTGGGTCTGGGGTGGTGGCATGTTGTCTGAGATTGGTTTCTTGGGCGGTGCTGGTTTCTCTGACTTTGCTGGCTCCACGGTGGTTCACTCCGCTGGTGGTTGGGCAGCTCTCATGGGTGCAGCCATTCTCGGCCCCCGGATTGGTAAATACCAAGACGGTCAACCCAGCGCTCTACCCGGTCACAACATGAGCATTGCCACCCTGGGATGCTTGATCCTGTGGATCGGCTGGTTTGGGTTCAACCCCGGTTCTCAGTTAGCGGCTGATAGCGCCGTTCCTTATATCGCTGTAACCACTAACCTAGCGGCAGCCGCTGGTGGGGTTGCAGCCACCGTGACGTCTTGGACATTGTCGGGCAAGCCTGACCTTTCCATGATCATCAACGGTATCCTGGCAGGTCTTGTTGCTATTACCGCCGGTTGTGCTGGTGCTAGCTTCCTCGGCGCAGTGGTGATTGGTTTGATTGGTGGTGTCTTAGTTGTATTCTCCGTGTACTTCTTCGACAGCATCCAAATTGATGACCCAGTCGGCGCTGTGTCGGTTCACTTGGTGAACGGCATTTGGGGCACCTTGGCAGTTGGTCTCTTTGATATGGAAAACGGCTTGTTCTACGGTGCTGGCCCCACGCAGTTGCTAGCCCAAATCATGGGTATCCTTACCGTTGGTCTCTGGGTGGTGGTGTGTAGCACCATTGTCTGGTCGATCTTGAAGGCCACCCTATCGCTCCGGGTAACCCCAGAGGAAGAGCTGATGGGTCTCGACATCGGCGAACACGGCATGGAAGCCTACAGTGGCTTTATTAAAGAAAGCAGCAGCATGCCCTCTAGCACCAGTGCTGGGGTTGGCAGCTAA
- a CDS encoding AarF/ABC1/UbiB kinase family protein, with amino-acid sequence MKRYDVQAIARYYRLRPWLTIWRGLVVVLSFLGFLWGFAWDGWLKRSEATRLKRAAQLRQLLTRLGPTFIKVGQSLSTRPDLVRRDFLDELTKLQDQLPPFPTPQAFNIVESELERSLVEVFADISSQPVAAASLGQVYRARLMSGEEVAVKVQRPNLLPKITVDLFLMRWAAGWLAPWLPLNLGHDLTLIVDEFGTKLFEEIDYLNEGRNAETFAANFQYSPQIKVPDIYWRYSSRKVLVLEWIDGFKLTDTQQVRNSQLDQDTLIEIGVTSGLQQLLEFGFFHADPHPGNLFAMADGRMAYIDFGMMDQLGQEMKETLVDAVVHLINQDYADLARDFVKLGFLTPDTDIMPIVPALEKVLGSALGESVRDFNFKTITDQFSELMYEYPFRVPAKFALIIRSLVTQEGLALSLNPDFKIVDVAYPYIARRLLKGESPQLRRRLLEILIRDGKFQWHRLENLLAIARADASFDLLPTAQLGLQYLFSEEGAFLRRQLILALVEDDRFHTEEIQRIWELVKDDLQPANLFNVALGALTSFSAERAAALIPAFAQTSSPEPSVLR; translated from the coding sequence ATGAAACGCTACGACGTTCAGGCGATCGCTCGCTACTATCGACTGCGTCCTTGGCTCACAATTTGGCGCGGTTTGGTTGTTGTTCTTTCGTTCCTCGGCTTTCTCTGGGGTTTTGCCTGGGATGGTTGGCTAAAGCGATCGGAGGCCACTAGGCTCAAGCGTGCAGCCCAGTTGCGTCAATTGCTCACTCGCCTCGGCCCCACCTTTATCAAAGTCGGACAATCGCTCTCCACGCGTCCAGATTTGGTGCGCCGAGACTTTTTGGATGAGTTGACCAAGCTTCAAGATCAGCTTCCTCCCTTTCCCACCCCTCAAGCCTTCAATATTGTTGAATCAGAACTAGAGCGATCGCTGGTTGAAGTTTTTGCCGATATTTCGTCTCAGCCGGTGGCGGCAGCCAGTTTGGGGCAAGTCTACCGAGCTCGGCTGATGAGCGGTGAAGAGGTGGCAGTGAAGGTGCAACGCCCCAACCTCTTGCCCAAAATTACCGTCGATTTGTTTTTGATGCGCTGGGCGGCTGGCTGGCTGGCTCCCTGGCTACCGCTGAATCTGGGTCATGACTTGACCTTGATTGTGGATGAATTTGGCACCAAGCTCTTTGAAGAAATCGACTACCTCAACGAAGGGCGCAATGCGGAAACCTTTGCGGCCAACTTTCAATACAGTCCCCAAATCAAAGTTCCCGATATTTACTGGCGCTACAGCAGCCGGAAAGTGCTGGTACTGGAGTGGATTGATGGCTTTAAGCTCACCGACACCCAGCAGGTGCGCAATTCCCAGCTCGACCAAGACACGTTAATTGAGATCGGGGTCACTTCGGGGCTCCAGCAGTTACTAGAGTTTGGCTTTTTCCACGCCGATCCCCATCCCGGCAACCTGTTTGCCATGGCCGATGGCCGCATGGCCTACATTGACTTTGGCATGATGGATCAGCTTGGTCAGGAGATGAAAGAGACCCTAGTGGATGCGGTCGTCCATCTGATCAACCAAGACTATGCCGACCTAGCCCGGGACTTTGTTAAGCTGGGCTTCCTCACGCCTGATACCGACATCATGCCGATTGTGCCAGCGCTAGAAAAAGTGTTGGGCAGTGCCTTGGGGGAAAGTGTTCGGGACTTTAACTTCAAAACCATCACCGATCAATTTTCGGAGTTGATGTATGAGTATCCGTTCCGGGTGCCTGCTAAGTTTGCCTTGATCATTCGCTCCTTGGTGACCCAGGAAGGGCTAGCCCTTAGCCTCAATCCTGACTTTAAGATTGTGGATGTGGCCTATCCCTACATTGCGCGGCGGTTGTTGAAGGGAGAGTCTCCCCAACTGCGTCGCCGGTTGCTGGAGATTCTGATTCGCGATGGCAAATTCCAGTGGCACCGGTTGGAAAACCTGTTGGCGATCGCCCGTGCCGATGCCAGCTTTGACCTATTGCCCACGGCTCAGCTCGGGTTACAATACTTGTTCTCCGAGGAGGGAGCGTTTCTGCGCCGTCAGCTCATTTTGGCGTTGGTGGAAGACGATCGCTTCCACACGGAAGAAATTCAGCGCATCTGGGAATTGGTGAAAGACGATCTGCAGCCAGCCAACTTGTTCAATGTGGCCCTTGGTGCCCTCACAAGTTTCTCGGCAGAGCGGGCCGCTGCCCTCATCCCAGCCTTTGCCCAAACCTCCTCGCCGGAGCCCTCGGTTTTGCGATAG